The following are encoded together in the Monodelphis domestica isolate mMonDom1 chromosome 5, mMonDom1.pri, whole genome shotgun sequence genome:
- the TMDD1 gene encoding transmembrane and death domain protein 1 — protein MAVPGGARAGLWLVVWAGLCGWRAGPAAAEDALGPHVAVRLAELLTPEECEMFRALLKAPEPDPEAELARLSEARRPPGAEPEEPRRRRRRRRRRREERELQKLQEPKAPPDGDSGCRKELASWLAAEAPTLAWDRVARALRRCGRPDVARELAKGLHQEATLELRNFAQPYHRAAAAAEAAEAAQQPPGQSLRPRAIPPDWDAWDAWDALELIVEKLPQAPYPGSPVGWLAPLSLGFLLGFLGALGIGLLVILLTLWVTGGDEDGKEDYGERPESLDGGAVALLGPINPRCLWEIKTFPE, from the coding sequence ATGGCGGTGCCCGGGGGGGCGCGAGCTGGGCTGTGGCTTGTGGTCTGGGCTGGACTGTGTGGTTGGCGGGCAGGACCGGCGGCGGCCGAGGACGCGCTGGGCCCTCACGTGGCCGTGCGCCTGGCCGAGCTACTGACTCCTGAGGAATGCGAGATGTTCCGGGCCCTCCTGAAAGCGCCCGAGCCTGACCCGGAGGCCGAGCTGGCTCGCCTGTCCGAGGCCCGGAGACCGCCGGGCGCTGAGCCCGAGGAGccccggcggcggcggcggcggcggcggcggcggcgggaggAGCGGGAACTCCAGAAGCTCCAGGAGCCGAAGGCCCCCCCGGACGGGGACAGCGGCTGTCGGAAGGAGCTGGCCAGCTGGCTGGCGGCCGAGGCGCCCACCCTGGCGTGGGACCGGGTGGCCCGGGCTCTGCGGCGCTGCGGTCGGCCGGACGTGGCCCGGGAGCTGGCCAAGGGCCTGCACCAAGAAGCCACCCTGGAGCTGCGGAATTTCGCGCAGCCCTACCACCGAGCGGCTGCCGCCGCCGAGGCCGCCGAGGCCGCCCAGCAACCGCCTGGGCAGTCCCTGCGGCCCCGCGCCATCCCTCCCGACTGGGACGCCTGGGACGCCTGGGACGCGCTGGAGCTGATCGTGGAGAAGCTGCCCCAGGCCCCCTACCCGGGCAGCCCCGTGGGCTGGCTCGCGCCCCTGAGCCTCGGCTTCCTTTTGGGCTTCCTGGGCGCCCTGGGCATCGGGCTGCTCGTCATCCTCCTCACGTTGTGGGTCACGGGGGGCGACGAGGATGGCAAGGAGGACTACGGGGAGAGACCCGAGAGCCTGGATGGAGGTGCCGTGGCCCTCTTGGGGCCCATTAACCCCCGCTGCCTGTGGGAAATAAAGACTTTTCCCGAGTAA